TTTTCTGCCCGACTATATTCGGCTTATATTGGAAACGCGCGAACTCCACAGGGGCGATTATGTCTATGGCTGCCGGATCCGCCTCTTTTTTCTGGTTCAATATAACAAAGACAAGCATTGGAGGGACAACCGCTATAGTCCCTGCTTTGTCGATCGCAGTCGTTTTGTTCATAGCCGGAAGTTTAATGGGAAGGCAGGAAGACACTGAAGTACTGAAGATATTTGATCTCTGAGCGGCTTATGCCCGACATCCGGAGGCTGACTTCCGTCGGCCTTCGGATGTTTT
The DNA window shown above is from Synergistaceae bacterium and carries:
- the panF gene encoding sodium/panthothenate symporter (mediates high affinitiy panthothenate transport which is stimulated by the presence of sodium ions; member of SSS family of sodium/solute symporters; the imported panthothenate is phosphorylated by panthothenate kinase), with the protein product FCPTIFGLYWKRANSTGAIMSMAAGSASFFWFNITKTSIGGTTAIVPALSIAVVLFIAGSLMGRQEDTEVLKIFDL